In Rothia mucilaginosa, one genomic interval encodes:
- the manA gene encoding mannose-6-phosphate isomerase, class I, which yields MGEIFSLKNQIQNYAWGSREILGRMRGVPVPTEQPEAEVWVGAHPAAPSRATVDGTESPLNELIVENPSRFLRPDRTSDWFPFLFKILAIDAPLSIQVHPTPEQAIAGFEDEQARGIAIDAPHRNYKDRYSKPETVIALTQMRVLTGVRTSAQLAELAKAFKAGWLAERVEHTPKQLLTEIIRMPEEAATAAVEQLVEAAAQLTDAENPVIADAAELVQIVAGKYPGDRGLLVAFVMNLVHLAPGESAFTPDGQVHAYVSGTAIELMNPSDNVMRAGLTAKHIDTEELIKVLGESQDAPVIQRPTPENAPVGTYAMWDERMSVTRIRVEEGKPQEYTFEGISAALSVSGEITIHAADGNGTEEFVLGATESVLHVGEPSAATLSGSGELYIASYV from the coding sequence ATGGGTGAGATTTTTTCCCTAAAAAACCAGATTCAGAATTATGCGTGGGGTTCCCGCGAAATTCTTGGACGCATGCGCGGCGTGCCCGTGCCCACCGAACAGCCCGAGGCTGAGGTGTGGGTTGGCGCGCATCCGGCTGCGCCCTCCCGTGCAACCGTTGATGGTACTGAGTCCCCGCTCAATGAGCTGATTGTGGAGAACCCCTCCCGCTTCCTGCGCCCGGACCGTACCTCCGATTGGTTCCCCTTCCTCTTTAAGATCCTTGCGATTGATGCGCCCCTGTCCATTCAGGTGCACCCCACCCCCGAGCAGGCTATTGCCGGCTTCGAGGATGAGCAGGCACGCGGCATCGCGATCGACGCGCCGCACCGCAACTACAAGGATCGCTACTCCAAGCCTGAAACCGTCATTGCGCTGACCCAGATGCGCGTGCTCACCGGTGTGCGCACCTCCGCGCAGCTGGCAGAGCTGGCTAAGGCGTTCAAGGCTGGCTGGCTGGCAGAGCGCGTGGAGCATACCCCCAAGCAGCTGCTGACCGAGATTATTCGCATGCCCGAAGAGGCCGCCACCGCGGCTGTTGAGCAGCTTGTCGAGGCGGCAGCACAGCTGACCGACGCAGAGAACCCCGTCATCGCTGACGCTGCCGAGCTCGTACAGATTGTTGCCGGCAAGTACCCCGGCGACCGCGGTCTGCTCGTCGCCTTCGTCATGAACCTGGTACACCTGGCACCGGGCGAATCCGCCTTCACCCCCGACGGTCAGGTGCACGCCTACGTCTCCGGTACCGCTATCGAGCTGATGAACCCCTCCGATAACGTGATGCGTGCCGGTCTGACCGCAAAGCACATCGACACCGAGGAGCTCATTAAGGTTCTCGGTGAAAGCCAGGACGCCCCGGTTATTCAGCGCCCCACCCCCGAGAACGCACCCGTTGGCACCTACGCCATGTGGGATGAACGCATGAGCGTGACCCGCATCCGCGTTGAAGAGGGCAAGCCGCAGGAATACACCTTCGAGGGTATTAGCGCCGCGCTGAGCGTATCCGGCGAAATCACCATTCACGCAGCAGACGGCAACGGCACCGAAGAGTTCGTACTGGGCGCCACCGAGTCGGTACTGCATGTGGGTGAGCCCTCGGCGGCAACCCTGAGCGGCAGCGGTGAGCTGTACATCGCTTCTTATGTTTAG
- a CDS encoding phosphomannomutase/phosphoglucomutase has translation MTTINLHDSFKAYDVRGIVGETITAETVRATGAAFVDVLGLEGQTILVGGDMRPSSPEFMDAFAQGATARGANVEKIGLISTDVLYFACGVENAAGVTFTASHNPAEYNGMKMAKAGAVPLSSESGLFDIRDLAQKYLDAGEIPSVEKVGTVSEKDILKPYAEYLRKLVDLSSIRPLKVVVDAGNGMGGMTTPAVLGDTILPGLPLEIVPLYFELDGTFPNHPANPLEPANLVDLQKAVVEHGADIGLAFDGDADRCFVIDEKGEPVTPSAVTALVAEREIARAKAEGNEEPVIIYNLITSKAVPELVEKLGGRAVKTRVGHSFIKAVMAKENGVFGGEHSAHYYFKDFFNADTGMLAAMHVLAALGGDDKPLSEISAKYSPYVASGEINSEIEDKAAAVDRVRAHYANAPVVVEDSDGTTFTNTEEGWWVNLRPSNTEPFLRLNLEAPDVETMERVRDEVLALVRQG, from the coding sequence GTGACTACTATTAATCTACATGACTCATTCAAAGCGTACGACGTGCGTGGCATCGTCGGCGAGACCATTACCGCAGAGACTGTTCGCGCAACTGGCGCGGCTTTCGTAGACGTTCTGGGCCTGGAGGGCCAGACCATTCTGGTCGGTGGCGACATGCGCCCCTCCTCCCCCGAATTCATGGATGCATTCGCCCAGGGTGCAACCGCTCGCGGTGCAAATGTTGAGAAGATTGGCCTGATCTCCACTGACGTTCTGTACTTCGCATGTGGCGTTGAGAACGCTGCCGGTGTTACCTTCACCGCTAGCCACAACCCCGCAGAGTACAACGGCATGAAGATGGCTAAGGCTGGCGCTGTTCCGCTGTCCTCCGAGTCCGGTCTGTTCGATATCCGTGACCTGGCTCAGAAGTACCTGGACGCCGGCGAGATTCCTTCGGTCGAGAAGGTCGGCACCGTTTCTGAGAAGGACATCCTCAAGCCCTACGCAGAGTACCTGCGCAAGCTGGTGGACCTGTCTTCCATCCGCCCCCTGAAGGTTGTTGTTGACGCTGGTAACGGCATGGGTGGTATGACCACTCCCGCTGTTCTGGGCGACACCATCCTGCCGGGCCTGCCCCTGGAAATCGTTCCCCTGTACTTCGAGCTGGACGGCACCTTCCCGAACCACCCGGCTAACCCGCTGGAGCCGGCTAACCTGGTTGACCTGCAGAAGGCTGTTGTTGAGCACGGTGCTGACATTGGTCTGGCATTTGACGGTGACGCTGACCGCTGCTTCGTCATCGATGAGAAGGGTGAACCCGTCACTCCTTCGGCTGTGACCGCTCTGGTTGCTGAGCGCGAGATTGCTCGCGCGAAGGCAGAGGGTAACGAAGAGCCCGTCATCATCTACAACCTGATCACCTCGAAGGCTGTTCCTGAGCTGGTTGAGAAGCTGGGCGGCCGCGCAGTGAAGACCCGCGTGGGCCACTCCTTCATCAAGGCTGTTATGGCCAAGGAGAACGGCGTTTTCGGTGGCGAGCACTCCGCTCACTACTACTTCAAGGACTTCTTCAACGCAGACACCGGCATGCTCGCTGCAATGCACGTGCTGGCTGCTCTGGGTGGCGACGACAAGCCTCTCTCCGAGATCAGCGCGAAGTACTCCCCGTACGTTGCTTCCGGTGAGATTAACTCCGAGATTGAAGACAAGGCTGCCGCTGTGGACCGCGTGCGTGCACACTACGCTAACGCTCCCGTGGTTGTTGAGGACTCCGACGGCACCACCTTCACCAACACCGAAGAGGGTTGGTGGGTTAACCTGCGTCCTTCGAACACTGAGCCTTTCCTGCGCCTGAACCTTGAGGCACCGGATGTTGAGACCATGGAGCGCGTCCGCGATGAGGTTCTGGCTCTGGTTCGCCAGGGCTAA
- a CDS encoding FAD-binding oxidoreductase gives MLSEKSRPIIEATLPIIAERINDITPDFYRRMFAARPDLMDGMFSRSSQLEGTQPRALAGSIAVFASYIVEHPDSYPDEVLSRVAHKHASLGLKEEEYPTVYKYLFEAIAANLGDLATPEIVEAWTEVYWLMGNALIKLEKGLYASQANDVMFAPFKLVDRKETGENVVVLTFEPADETPMTESKGGQYISIVVPARDGLRQARQYTLLPSEKNQRRIAVKLDPNGEMTSILHELEVGAVVEISNPYGDLTLEGFGDPEAPLYLFSAGIGTTPMLSFLSELVEKGSERPVTVVHADRRLDTWPLREELTELVGKLPNARLVSFIEGEGGDFTGRVDVSKLDVPANANVYLCGPLPFMQGVRSALVEAGVPGKNINYEIFGPDQWMLHDQAREA, from the coding sequence ATGCTCTCCGAAAAGTCCCGCCCCATTATTGAGGCAACGCTGCCCATCATTGCTGAGCGCATTAACGACATCACCCCCGACTTCTACCGTCGAATGTTCGCCGCCCGCCCCGACCTGATGGACGGCATGTTCTCCCGCTCCTCCCAGCTTGAAGGTACTCAGCCTCGCGCGCTGGCTGGCTCCATCGCAGTATTCGCTTCCTACATTGTCGAGCACCCGGACTCCTACCCGGACGAGGTCCTCTCCCGCGTTGCACACAAGCACGCATCCCTGGGCCTGAAGGAAGAAGAGTACCCCACCGTCTACAAGTACCTCTTCGAGGCAATCGCCGCTAACCTGGGCGACCTGGCTACCCCCGAAATCGTTGAGGCATGGACCGAGGTCTACTGGCTCATGGGCAACGCCCTCATCAAGCTGGAGAAGGGCCTGTACGCCTCCCAGGCAAACGACGTCATGTTCGCACCCTTCAAGCTCGTTGACCGCAAGGAGACCGGTGAGAACGTCGTAGTTCTGACCTTCGAGCCCGCCGACGAGACCCCCATGACCGAGTCCAAGGGCGGCCAGTACATCTCCATCGTCGTTCCCGCACGTGACGGCCTGCGCCAGGCACGCCAGTACACCCTGCTGCCCAGCGAAAAGAACCAGCGCCGCATCGCTGTGAAGCTCGACCCCAACGGCGAGATGACCTCCATCCTGCACGAGCTGGAAGTTGGCGCAGTCGTCGAAATCTCCAACCCCTACGGTGACCTGACTCTGGAAGGCTTCGGCGACCCCGAGGCGCCCCTGTACCTCTTCTCCGCAGGCATCGGCACCACCCCCATGCTCAGCTTCCTCTCCGAGCTGGTTGAGAAGGGCTCCGAGCGTCCCGTGACCGTGGTCCACGCAGACCGCCGCCTGGACACCTGGCCCCTGCGCGAAGAGCTCACCGAGCTCGTCGGCAAGCTGCCCAACGCACGCCTCGTATCCTTCATCGAGGGCGAAGGCGGCGACTTCACCGGCCGCGTCGACGTATCCAAGCTGGATGTTCCCGCCAACGCTAACGTTTACCTCTGCGGCCCGTTGCCCTTCATGCAGGGCGTACGCTCCGCACTGGTGGAGGCAGGCGTCCCCGGCAAGAACATCAACTACGAGATCTTCGGCCCCGACCAGTGGATGCTCCACGACCAGGCACGCGAGGCGTAA